The sequence CGAAGCGTTCTAGTGCGATTCAGGAACTTCTCGGACCGCCCCTAACCGTAGGTGTCGCGAGGCCCGCGGCCCGCGATGTGATAGGGCCCCTTCCGCCACGACGGGGCCACCGGACCAACGATCTTCAGTGACGTGACCACCCCGTCGCCGACCGCGGCGGCGATCTTGGCCAGAAGTTGCGCCTGCACCATCCGCAGCTGGGTGGCCCATGCCGTGGATTCCGCCGAGACCGTCAGCACGCCGTCGTGCAGCGTGGTGGGTGTGGCGTGCGCGGCGATCTGCTCGCCGACGACCGCGGTCCACCGTCCGAACACCGCACCTTGTGCCACCCGCCCGGACCAGCCGCGGGTGCGGGCGACCTCGCGCGCCGCCGAGCCCAGCGGCTGCGGATCGCGCGAATCCGGTCCCGGGCCCGACCAGCGGCGCCGGCTGGTCCCCGCCACCCGCCGCGGCCGCGGTTGCCGGCCACGGCCCACGTCCTTACCTTGGCGCCGCGCGGCACCGCGCGCCTCCTCCAAGGTGCGCCGAACCAGGTCCATCCCGGCGAGACCCGCCAGATGCTCGGGCGGGCGCAACTCGTCATCGCTCATCGGCGACCCCCCTCACCTCGGAGATCCGGCCGTCATCGCCGTCGCGCATCGACACCTCGATCCGGCGCGCATCCCAGTCAGCGGGGATGTCGTCGGCGACCGCGGCGGTGACCAACACCTGTTCGGCGTCGGCCGCGACGTTGGCCAGCGCCTGACGGCGCGAGCTGTCCAGTTCGGCGAACACATCGTCGAGCAACAGCACCGGGTCGCCGGCCTCCGCCCGCAACAACTCATAGGCCGCCAACCGCAACGCCAACGCCACCGACCACGACTCCCCATGGCTGGCAAAGCCTTTCGCGACTTGATCACCCAACCGCAGCTCCAGATCGTCGCGGTGCGGGCCGACCAGGCACACCCCCCGCTCGAGCTCGGCGTCGCGGCGCCGCGCCACCGCATCCAGCAGCGCCGTCTCGAACAGTTCCACGTTCCCGGTGCCTGCGGCGCTTTCCTGTTCGACCAGCTCGACCCCGCTGCGGTACCGGATCGACGCGGGCCGCGATGACGGCGCCAGCAGTTGGTAGGCCTTCTCCACCTCCGGGGCGAGCTGGTTGACGAGGTCGACGCGGGCCGCGATGAGCCGCGCCCCCTTTTCGGCCAGGTGCCCGTCCCACACGTCGAGGGTGTCCAACACCCCGCGATCGCCGCGATACCGCGCGGCCGCCGCGGTCTTCAACAGCGCGGTCCGCTGCCGGAGCACCTTGTCGTAGTCCGCGCGCACGGCCGCGATCTGCGGACGGCGGGTGGTGGCGAGCTCGTCCAGGTAGCGCCGGCGTTCCCCGGGGTCCCCGCGCACCAGCGCCAGATCCTCCGGCGCGAACAACACCGCGCGCAACACCCCGAGAATCTCGCGTGCCGCGCGTACCGGTGAGCGGTTGAGCCGGGCCTTGTTGGCCCGGCCGGCGGTGATCTCCAGATCCACCGCGAGTTCACGGCCGTCGTTGACCACGATGGTCGACACCACCGCGCGCGCCGCGCCGGTGCGGATCAGCGGCGCGTCGGTCGCCACCCGATGTGATCCCAGGGTCGCCGAATACCACAGTGCCTCAATGATATTCGTCTTGCCGAAGCCGTTCGGGCCGACGAAGACGGTGCGTCCCGGCTCGAGGTCCATGTCGATCCGCGGCCAGGACCGGAAATCGGTCAACCCGAGACGACGGACATGCACGCTAATCGCTCCTCGCGTATGCAGCCACTAGCCCGACTCGCTGATCCGTTTGACCGCGTGCCCGCCGAACTGGTTGCGCAGCGCCGCGACCGCCTTCATCGTGGGTGACTCGTCTTGGCGCGACAGGAACCGCGCGAACAGCGCCGCCGCGATGCTGGGCACGGGCACCCGCAACCGGATCGCCTCCTCCACCGTCCAGCGTCCTTCACCGGAATCCTCGGTGTAGCCGCTGATCTCGGCGAAACCCGGATCCTCTTTCAACGCCTTCGCCAGCAACTGCTGCAACCAGGACCGGACCACGGTGCCGTTGGTCCAGGCCTGATAGACGGCTTGGGGGTCCCGGATGAGATCTTCGGCCTCCAGCATTTCGTAGCCTTCGGCGTAGGCGGTCATCAAGGCGTATTCGACGCCGTTGTGCACCATCTTCGCGAAGTGACCCGCGCCCACCGGTCCGGCGTGCACGAACCCGTCCTCCCGCGGCCCGCCCGGGCGCAACGCGTCGAAGATCGGCATCGCGCGCTCGACATCGACGTCGGCGCCGCCGATCATCAGGCCGTACCCTTCCTTCAGTCCCCAGACGCCACCCGATACGCCCGCGTCGATGAAGGCGATTCCCCTGTCGCCCAACATCTTCGCGTGTGGCACATCCTCGGTGTAGCGCGAATTGCCGCCGTCGATGACCAGGTCGCCCGCGCCGAGTTCCTCCGCCAAACTGGTGATCGTTTCGCGGGTGACCGCGCCCGATGGGACCATCACCCACACCACCCGCGGTGGCTGGAGCGCGGCAGCAAGGGCACCGAGCGACGGCACGTCACTGACTTCGGGCCTCGGGTCGAAGCCGATGACCTCATGCCCGGCCTTGCGCAGGCGCTCGCGCATGTTGAAGCCCATCTTGCCCAGACCGACCAGACCCAGTTGCATATCCGCCCCTCTCTGGCGATCGGGCCGGTCAGCCGGGAAGCCGCACCGGCATCAACAGGTAGACGTAGTCCGTCTGCGCGGCAGGGAACGGGCCCGTCGCCCCGACCTCGACGTCCTCGTCGCCGGCCGGGCGCAACACGGCGGGCCGACTGGGGGTGGTGAACCCGAACGTCACCCGATCCGAGTGCAATGACCCCAAGCCGTCGGTCAGGTATGTGGGGTTGAACGCAATGGTCAGCGGATCGCCGGCGAACGTGACCGGCAGATCCTCTTCCGCGCGCCCGACGTCGTCGGCGCCTGCCGACAGCCGCAACACATCGTCGGCGAACTCCATCCGCACCTGTGCACCACGGTCGGCGACCAGCGCGACCCGTTTGATGGCCTCGGAGAGCTCGGCGACGCCGATGGTCGCCACCGAGGTGTGCTCGGTGGGCAACAGCTGGCGGAACTTGGGGAACTCGGCGTCCAGCAGGCGGGTGGTGCTGCGCTTACCTTGGCTGCGGATCCCCAGCAGACCCTCCTGCCCGACGGCGGACCCGGCACCCAACGACAGGTGGACCTCGCCGCCGTCGGTGGCCGCCTTCGCCGCCTCGGCCAACGTCTTGGCCGGGACCAGAACCGCGGCTTCCAGATCTGCCGCCGCCGTGGACCAGGTCAACTCCCGAACGGCCAGGCGGAACCGGTCAGTGGCCGCCAAAACCACCTTCTCCCCGGCGATTTCCACCCTGATGCCGGTGAGCATCGGCAGCGTGTCGTCGCGGCCGGCAGCCACGGCGACCTGGCCGATCGCCTCGGCGAACAGCTCCGAGGACAGCACGCCTGTCTCCTCGGGGAGGGTGGGCAGGGTGGGGTAGTCCTCCACCGCCATCGTCGGCAGCGAGAACCGGGCGCTGCCGCAGGTCAGCGACACCCTGGTGCCCTCGACGCTGACATCGATCGGTTTGGCCGGCAGTGCCCTGGTGATATCGGACAACAACCGGCCTGAAACCAAAACGCTTCCCGGAGAGGCTATTTCGGCGGGAACCTGCACCTCGGCCGACACTTCGTAGTCGAAGCCCGAGATCGTCAGACCGTCGTCGGTGCCGGTGAGCAACACGCCGGCCAGTACCGGAACCGTCGGCCGGGTGGGGAGGTTTCGGGCTACCCAGGCCACCGCGTCGGCGAAGTCTTCGCGTACCAGCCGGAACTTCAAATCGGTGAGACCGACCGTTGTCGTCGCCACGTCCATTGGGTCCCTTCGATCATGAACACAACAAGCATTACGCAGCGGTTCACCGGTGTTTCACCCGCATTCGACCGACTGCGTCGCAACGACCGTAACGGCTGCCGCTGAACCACCGTAGAGCTTTCCGCGTCAACTTGAAAGCTAATCGATCGGGCTGACATGCAGGTCGGCGACCGGTTTGAAACCTGGACGAAAGGGTATCTCCCCAGCCGCCTTCTTCTGAGGACAGTCTCTTGAGATAACCAAGCAACAGTATTAGGTCCTGTGCACATTGGGGATAACCCGGTGTTGTCCCCAGCACAACGCGATTCGGTGCTGTGAATGACCTGTGGATGGGTCGTTGATGAAATGACAGCCGCTGTGGAATACGGCCGGGCTGTGTAGGACCAGGCCGGTGATTCAACGGTTGACCCCAGGCTGTCCACACCGATGTGCACAGCCTGCCGGTGTGACGACTGGTGCTGAAGATGCCAAAGATTTTTGCGAATTCTTGGCGGCAACGGACGTCGGGGGACGCCGGGGGTGGGTTCAGCGCTTGGCGCGCTGCCGGATCCTGGTGGTGAGTTCCTTGACGTGATCGAACACTTCGCGGCGCTCGGCCATCTCGGCGCGAATCTTCTTCTCCGCGTACATCACTGTGGTGTGATCACGGCCGAATGCCTGCCCGATCTTGGGTAGGGAGAGGTCGGTGAGCTCTCGGCACAGATACATCGCGATCTGTCGGGACTGGGCCAGTGCGCGGGTCTTTCCGGGGCCACGGAGTTCCTCGACGGTGGTTTCGAAGTACTCGGCGGTGGTGGCCATGATCGCGGCCGTGCTGATCTGCATGGTGCTGGCGTCGGAGATGAGATCGCGCAAGACGATCTCGGCCAGCGACCGGTCGATCGGGGTCTTGTTCAGCGAGGCGAAGGCGGTGACTCGAATGAGCGCACCCTCGAGTTCGCGGATGTTGCGCTCGATGCTGCTGGCGATGAGCTCGAGCACATCGTCTGGCACGTCGAGGCGGTCCATCTGCGCTTTCTTGCGCAGGATCGCGATACGGGTCTCCAGTTCGGGGGGCTGGACGTCGGTGATCAGGCCCCATTCGAACCGCGTCCGCAACCGGTCCTCGAGGGTGGCGAGCTGTTTGGGCGGCCGGTCCGAGGAGATGACGATCTGCTTGTTGGCGTTGTGCAGCGTGTTGAAGGTGTGGAAGAACTCCTCCTGGATGCCTTCCTTACCCTCGATGAACTGGATGTCGTCGACCAGCAGGACGTCGATGTCGCGGTAACTGCGTTTGAAGGAGGCCTTGCGGTCGTCGCGCAGCGAGTTGATGAAGTCGTTGGTGAATTCCTCGGTCGAGACGTATTTGACCCGCATCCCGGGGAACAGGCGCTGGGCGTAATTGCCCGCGGCATGGAGTAGATGGGTCTTGCCGAGCCCGGATTCACCCCAGATGAACAGGGGGTTGTAGGCGCGTGCCGGTGCCTCCGCGATCGCGAGGGTGGCGGCGTGAGCGAATCGGTTCGATGCGCCGATGACGAAGGTCTCGAAGGTGTAGCGGCGGTTGAGGTTGACCGCGGTGTCCTCGTCGGTGGTGGGATTGAGTTGCCGATTGGCGAAGTAGCGCGGCCAACTCTCTTCGGCGCTGGCCAGGGCTTCGGAGACTTCGTCGACCTCATCGGGCTCGACGGCCTGGGACGAGGTGGGTTGGTACCCGGCGGAACTGTCGTCGGTGTCGTCTGAGGACGGAGCGGCGATGCGCACGCCGAGTTCGACGCGCTGACCGAGTTGGCGGCTGAGCGCGGTGATGATCGGTTCGCGCAGGTGTCGTTCGATCTCGTTCTGCACGAACGGGGTGGGTACCGACAGCAGAGCAAAGCCTTCGGTGATGACAAGCGGTTTGACCAGCTTCAGCCACGCCCTTTGCTGAGGGGTGAGGGTGGGGATGGTCGGGTCCCCGTTGGGGGCGTCGGTCGGGCGGGATTCGCCGTTGAGTTCAGCGACGACGGCGTTCCACACCGAAACGAACGGGGGGTCGGGGTCCGCTGTCAATGACTAGTACCCCCTTTTAGGCCGACGCTGGGACGACCAAATGAACGATGACGAACTGTCCACATGGTTATCCACAGATTGTGGATAACGGACAACCGTCGTCGCTCTGTTGTCTGCCTGTCTGCCGGTGAGGAGGGCACGGGCCGGGGCGCGTCACAGTGCTGGTAGTGCCCCCGTGGGCTCGCGACTTTTCGGCCATCCTCATTTCGTTGTCTGTCGCCGTTTCGTTATCGAATCGGCCTTGGCAGAAGCTAACAGTTTTCTGGCCGAGTGCCAACCGTTCCGCGACATTGACGGAAGCGGATTTTCGCCCTGCACCGAGGCGGGGCAGTTGTGACGGATGTGACGATTTGCCCGGGGCGCCGGCGAGGTTTGACCCAGGCAAAACTCGTCAGTACCCTCGAACAGTCGCCCGCACGTGGCGGCACGGCTGCGACCCGGATCAAGTGGGGACCGCGCCGGTCAAGCGGGACGGACGAGCTTACCAACGGCAACCGCGTCCAGCACCACGATCGTCGATCGGTGTGGGCTGCGGATGCAAGACGCAACAAGGAGATAGAGCCGTGGCCAAGGGCAAGCGGACTTTCCAGCCGAACAACCGGCGCCGGGCGCGCGTGCATGGGTTCCGGCTGCGGATGCGGACCCGGGCCGGCCGGGCCATTGTGTCGAACCGGCGCCGCAAGGGCCGTCGCGCATTGTCTGCGTAGCCCGACTCAGGAGCTAGCGCGGTGCTTCCGGCGCGGTACCGGATGACGCGGTCGAGCGACTTCGGGGCGACGGTGAGCCGAGGGGTGCGCTCGGTGCAGCCCGATCTGGTCGTGCACACCTTGCGTGCGGACAATGGGGCAGAAGACGGTCCGAAAATCGGGCTGGTGGTTTCGAAATCGGTTGGTACCGCAGTGCAACGACATCGAGTGGCGCGCCGGTTGCGGCACGTGGCCCGCGCGGTGATCGATGAACTCAACCCGGCCGACCGGGTGGTGATCCGCGCGATGCCGAGCAGCAGGCATGCGATCTCGGCGCGGCTGGAGCAAGAACTTCGCTCGGCTCTGAAACGGCGCCGGTCCACCAGCGGAGCCCGGCGGTGAGGGCGGGTACCGCCGCGCGCGGGGTCATCTTCGTCATCCAGCTGTACCGCAACATGGTCTCGCCTCTGCGGTTGCCGACGTGCCGCTTCATGCCGACCTGCAGCCAGTACGCCGTCGACGCGTTGAGCGAGTACGGGCTCGTCAAGGGCGGCTGGCTCGCGGTGGTGCGGCTGCTGAAATGCGGACCGTGGCATAGGGGAGGATGGGACCCGATACCGGACCGCGAGGGTGAGTCGCACCAAAGTTGTGCGCACGCAAGCGAGTACGGCTCCGACGGGGCCACAGACACCCACCGCCGTGAAGCCCCGGCAGTGCGATCAGGAAGCGAGACGCGTGTTTAACTGGTTCAGCCTCGACATCATCTACTACCCGGTGTCGGCGATCATGTGGGTCTGGTACAAGCTGTTCGCCTTCCTGTTGGGGCCATCGAACTTCTTCGCCTGGGCGCTGTCGGTGATGTTCCTCGTGTTCACCCTGCGTGCGATCCTCTACAAGCCGTTCGTCAAGCAGATCCGCACCACACGCCAGATGCAGGAGCTGCAGCCCCAGATCAAGGCGCTGCAGAAGAAGTACGGCAAGGACCGGCAGCGGATGGCGCTGGAGATGCAGAAGCTGCAGAAGGAGCACGGCTTCAACCCGATCCTGGGCTGCCTGCCGATGCTGGCGCAGATCCCGGTGTTCATCGGTCTGTTCCACGTGCTGCGCTCGTTCAACCGGACCGGCGGCTACGGGATCGGGGCGCAGCACCTCGACCCCGCGGTGAACCGCACGCTGCCCAACTACGTCTTCAGCGCCACCGACGTCGGGCACTTCCTCGATGCGCACCTGTTCGGCGCGCCGATCGGGGCGTGGATGACCCAGCCCGAGGCGAGCACGGCGGCGTTCACCGTCTTCGACCGCGCAGCGGTGATCGCCGTCGGTGTGCCGATCATGGTGCTGGCCGGCGTCGCGACGTACTTCAACAGCCGGGCGTCGGTGGCGCGGCAGAGCCCCGAGGCCGCCGCGAATCCGCAGACGGCGCTGATGAACAAGCTGGCGCTGTACGTGTTCCCGCTCGGCGTCGTGGTCGGCGGACCGTTCCTGCCGCTGGCGATCCTGATGTACTGGCTGGCGAACAACATCTGGACGTTCGGCCAGCAGCACTACGTGTTCGGCAAGATCGCCAAGGAAGAAGAAGCCAAGAAGCAGGAGGCGCTGGAGCGCCGCGCCCAGAACGCGCCGCCGCCGGGGGCCAAGCCGAAGCGGGCGCGCAAGGGCCAGGCCGCGTCCGCGCAGACGACCGCGACCGCGAAGACGGAGAGCGCCAAAGCGGAGGACGACACCGACACCGCGGCCGGCACCAGCCCACGCAAGCCCACATCGGGCCCCAACAACCGCGCGCCACGGCCAGGGGCCACACCACGGCCGGGTGCGCGCCCAAAGAAGCGGAAACGTTGACCGGTCTACGCCGGTGGAATGAGGAGACACAGTCATGACGGACGCTGAGACGACCGAGCGCGACGACGACATCACCGACGAGAGGGACGCCACCGAGGCCGCGGCGACGCCCGTCGACGACGATCTGGAGGAGCGCTTGGTCGCCGAGGGCGAGATCGCCGGCGACTACCTCGAGGAGCTTCTGGATCTGCTCGACTTCGACGGCGACATCGATCTGGACGTCGAGGGGGACCGGGCCGTCGTCAGCATCGACGGCGGCGGGGACCTGAACAAGTTGGTGGGACGCAAGGGCGAGGTGCTCGACGCGCTGCAGGAGTTGACCCGGCTCGCGGTGCACCAGAAGACCGGTGAGCGCAGCCGGCTGATGCTCGACATCGCGCGGTGGCGGCGCCGTCGGCGAGACGAGCTCACGGCGCTGGGCGAGAAGGTCGCGCGCCGGGTGCTGGAGACCGGTGAGCGTGAGGAGCTGGCACCGATGACACCGTTCGAGCGCAAGATCGTGCACGACGCGGTCGCCGCGGTCGATGGTGTGCACAGCGAGAGCGAGGGCGTGGAGCCGTCGCGCCGCGTCGTCGTGCTGCTGGACTGACCGGCGAGTTACATCGATGTAGTTTAGGCGGCAGCGGCGGAGCGGGATCCGGAGGATGTTTCACGTGAAACATGACGAGGTGTCGCCGGCCCCTCCGGCCGCCGAGGCCTTGTTCGGGGGGCGGCTCGACCGCGCGCGGCGGTATGTGGAGTTGCTGGCGGATGCCGGGGTGGAGCGGGGCCTGATCGGCCCGCGCGAGGTCGACCGGCTGTGGGAGCGCCACCTGCTCAACAGCGCGGCGGTGGGTGAGCTTTTGGAGCAGGGATCCGAGGTCGCCGACATCGGCAGTGGGGCCGGGCTGCCCGGGATACCGTTGGCGTTGGC comes from Mycolicibacterium pulveris and encodes:
- a CDS encoding DUF721 family protein, with protein sequence MSDDELRPPEHLAGLAGMDLVRRTLEEARGAARRQGKDVGRGRQPRPRRVAGTSRRRWSGPGPDSRDPQPLGSAAREVARTRGWSGRVAQGAVFGRWTAVVGEQIAAHATPTTLHDGVLTVSAESTAWATQLRMVQAQLLAKIAAAVGDGVVTSLKIVGPVAPSWRKGPYHIAGRGPRDTYG
- the recF gene encoding DNA replication/repair protein RecF (All proteins in this family for which functions are known are DNA-binding proteins that assist the filamentation of RecA onto DNA for the initiation of recombination or recombinational repair.), coding for MHVRRLGLTDFRSWPRIDMDLEPGRTVFVGPNGFGKTNIIEALWYSATLGSHRVATDAPLIRTGAARAVVSTIVVNDGRELAVDLEITAGRANKARLNRSPVRAAREILGVLRAVLFAPEDLALVRGDPGERRRYLDELATTRRPQIAAVRADYDKVLRQRTALLKTAAAARYRGDRGVLDTLDVWDGHLAEKGARLIAARVDLVNQLAPEVEKAYQLLAPSSRPASIRYRSGVELVEQESAAGTGNVELFETALLDAVARRRDAELERGVCLVGPHRDDLELRLGDQVAKGFASHGESWSVALALRLAAYELLRAEAGDPVLLLDDVFAELDSSRRQALANVAADAEQVLVTAAVADDIPADWDARRIEVSMRDGDDGRISEVRGVADER
- the gnd gene encoding phosphogluconate dehydrogenase (NAD(+)-dependent, decarboxylating) is translated as MQLGLVGLGKMGFNMRERLRKAGHEVIGFDPRPEVSDVPSLGALAAALQPPRVVWVMVPSGAVTRETITSLAEELGAGDLVIDGGNSRYTEDVPHAKMLGDRGIAFIDAGVSGGVWGLKEGYGLMIGGADVDVERAMPIFDALRPGGPREDGFVHAGPVGAGHFAKMVHNGVEYALMTAYAEGYEMLEAEDLIRDPQAVYQAWTNGTVVRSWLQQLLAKALKEDPGFAEISGYTEDSGEGRWTVEEAIRLRVPVPSIAAALFARFLSRQDESPTMKAVAALRNQFGGHAVKRISESG
- the dnaN gene encoding DNA polymerase III subunit beta → MATTTVGLTDLKFRLVREDFADAVAWVARNLPTRPTVPVLAGVLLTGTDDGLTISGFDYEVSAEVQVPAEIASPGSVLVSGRLLSDITRALPAKPIDVSVEGTRVSLTCGSARFSLPTMAVEDYPTLPTLPEETGVLSSELFAEAIGQVAVAAGRDDTLPMLTGIRVEIAGEKVVLAATDRFRLAVRELTWSTAAADLEAAVLVPAKTLAEAAKAATDGGEVHLSLGAGSAVGQEGLLGIRSQGKRSTTRLLDAEFPKFRQLLPTEHTSVATIGVAELSEAIKRVALVADRGAQVRMEFADDVLRLSAGADDVGRAEEDLPVTFAGDPLTIAFNPTYLTDGLGSLHSDRVTFGFTTPSRPAVLRPAGDEDVEVGATGPFPAAQTDYVYLLMPVRLPG
- the dnaA gene encoding chromosomal replication initiator protein DnaA; translation: MTADPDPPFVSVWNAVVAELNGESRPTDAPNGDPTIPTLTPQQRAWLKLVKPLVITEGFALLSVPTPFVQNEIERHLREPIITALSRQLGQRVELGVRIAAPSSDDTDDSSAGYQPTSSQAVEPDEVDEVSEALASAEESWPRYFANRQLNPTTDEDTAVNLNRRYTFETFVIGASNRFAHAATLAIAEAPARAYNPLFIWGESGLGKTHLLHAAGNYAQRLFPGMRVKYVSTEEFTNDFINSLRDDRKASFKRSYRDIDVLLVDDIQFIEGKEGIQEEFFHTFNTLHNANKQIVISSDRPPKQLATLEDRLRTRFEWGLITDVQPPELETRIAILRKKAQMDRLDVPDDVLELIASSIERNIRELEGALIRVTAFASLNKTPIDRSLAEIVLRDLISDASTMQISTAAIMATTAEYFETTVEELRGPGKTRALAQSRQIAMYLCRELTDLSLPKIGQAFGRDHTTVMYAEKKIRAEMAERREVFDHVKELTTRIRQRAKR
- the rpmH gene encoding 50S ribosomal protein L34 — encoded protein: MAKGKRTFQPNNRRRARVHGFRLRMRTRAGRAIVSNRRRKGRRALSA
- the rnpA gene encoding ribonuclease P protein component; translated protein: MLPARYRMTRSSDFGATVSRGVRSVQPDLVVHTLRADNGAEDGPKIGLVVSKSVGTAVQRHRVARRLRHVARAVIDELNPADRVVIRAMPSSRHAISARLEQELRSALKRRRSTSGARR
- the yidD gene encoding membrane protein insertion efficiency factor YidD, producing MVSPLRLPTCRFMPTCSQYAVDALSEYGLVKGGWLAVVRLLKCGPWHRGGWDPIPDREGESHQSCAHASEYGSDGATDTHRREAPAVRSGSETRV
- the yidC gene encoding membrane protein insertase YidC, whose translation is MFNWFSLDIIYYPVSAIMWVWYKLFAFLLGPSNFFAWALSVMFLVFTLRAILYKPFVKQIRTTRQMQELQPQIKALQKKYGKDRQRMALEMQKLQKEHGFNPILGCLPMLAQIPVFIGLFHVLRSFNRTGGYGIGAQHLDPAVNRTLPNYVFSATDVGHFLDAHLFGAPIGAWMTQPEASTAAFTVFDRAAVIAVGVPIMVLAGVATYFNSRASVARQSPEAAANPQTALMNKLALYVFPLGVVVGGPFLPLAILMYWLANNIWTFGQQHYVFGKIAKEEEAKKQEALERRAQNAPPPGAKPKRARKGQAASAQTTATAKTESAKAEDDTDTAAGTSPRKPTSGPNNRAPRPGATPRPGARPKKRKR
- a CDS encoding Jag family protein, whose protein sequence is MTDAETTERDDDITDERDATEAAATPVDDDLEERLVAEGEIAGDYLEELLDLLDFDGDIDLDVEGDRAVVSIDGGGDLNKLVGRKGEVLDALQELTRLAVHQKTGERSRLMLDIARWRRRRRDELTALGEKVARRVLETGEREELAPMTPFERKIVHDAVAAVDGVHSESEGVEPSRRVVVLLD